The stretch of DNA AAAACCAATTGGCTAGATGAAATTTTAGAGATTGATAACCGTGTTGAAATTGAAGGTCTTGATGATGATTTAAAACCGCAGGCTGCAATTAAAAGAATTCTGGATAAATTTGCCGACAACATTATCGCTTCAGATGCAGGGTCCCATACCACTTGGACTACTCTTTTGAAAAGGTCAAAACGACCTGGGCAATTGTTGTTTTCAGGGGCAATGGCGCCGATGGGTTATGGTCTGCCCGCAGCTATTGGTGCAAGCATTGCAACTGGTGAAAAGGTAATTGTCATAAATGGCGATGGGGATGTTCAGATGAACATTCAGGAATTGGCAACAATAAGAGAGAACAATCTTGATATTGTCATGTTCATTTTGAATAATTCAGAGTTTGGAATTATTCGCCAATGGCAGGAAGACTTTTATGATATGGAACCTTACCAAGTCAAATTGCATAATCCTGACTTTGCAAAATTAGCTTCAAGTTATGGAATTGATGGGGCTAGAGTTGATAATATAAAAGATTTGGAATTGTTGTTGGAAAAGGATTTGACCGGACCGTTTGTTGTGGAAGTCGTCGTTGAAAGTGAAAATATCCCCCTTCCGGAATAATTTCAGAGGGTTTTCACATATTCTTTAATAATTTCATCAATTTCAACTGCATCATGTAGGGGTGCGAAGTAAAATTCACCATTTTCTTTATAAATTATTCCAACAGGCATAATGGATGCTGATGAAATCATCCCTTTTATGGAAATGATGTCAATCTGAAACACAAATGTAAATCCACAAAGTTGGCGGAAGCCATATTCATTGATTTTTTCGATGTTGAATTTGTCTTCAATGAATTTTTTAATGTCATCCATTCATAACACCTCTGATTAATGTTCTAACTTCCTTTTTTGAAATCAATCTTAATGCCGGTGGGATCAGTTTTAACAGGTTGATGTCAAGCTCATTAATTCCTTCCGCATCAAGAACACTTCCATTGAAACTGGGTTCGGCAGTTAGCCTTGCGTTTTCATGAGCATTATTCACGATAGTTAACAGTCCCCAGATGTATCCGATGTATTGTGCAGTATCTGCATAGGAATCAAGGCCAAAAATAATGTGATTTTTAAGTTTTTTAATTTTTATGCATTTTACAAATGACTCCAAAAATGTTTTGAAGTCTTCAAAACAAGGTTTGGCTAATTTAAGGATTTCTTTTATGTCAGTGCCACTTTCCTCATCATCTTCTTCTTCCTCTTCTTCATAGTCTTTATCCTGTGATGGGAAAGTGATAGAGTAAATTTTGATTTTTTTTAAAATAAGTATTTTCAAACATCCTTTTAGTTTACTGCCTTTTTTATCATATATTAGAGTTATTTTAACTCCAATATACAGTAAAATAATGATAAATAAGATGATTATTAGAATAATCATCCCTAGGATGTTTAACATAGAGTAGTTTCCTATTCTTCTTCTTCGCTTTCAGTGGTTGTAAATTCAGGTTCAATATATTCGGATTCGTCGTAGTATTCGTCATTTTGTGATCCAAGATAACTTTTAACCAAGTCAGTTATGACTAAACCTAAATCTGATAGGGCCTTGTTTGTTTCACTTCCTTTGCTTAAGTTAAGTACGCGAACACCTTCGGCATCAGTTCCTTTTTTAGGAATCATTACCATTGTAATAGGTTCTACACCGGCTCCGGCACCTGCTGCATTGCCTCCTTCTTTACCAAAAAGGCTTTCGCCAGCTCCAAATCCAACTCCCATTCTCACTACAGGAATTAAGATTTTATCTTCGGTTTCAATCGGTTCGCCGATTACATTGTCAACATTAATAAGTTTATGTAATTCTTCAACAGTTGTTTTAATATTATTTGCCATAGTTTCACATCCTATTTGATATATAATCTATGTTGTTAATATTTAAAATATTTTTAGTATCCCGTTTTTAGGAATGTTTTTTTAAGGATGTCATCTTTGTTTTTGATAAAAAAGTTATTCGGGTTTGATGAATTTCTCAAGTATTACTTTTTTTATGATTAAGACATAAGTTTCAAGTGTAACTTTTTCCTTATAACTTCTTATTTAAGAGGTGCATTTCAAGTGTAACTTTTTTC from Methanobrevibacter sp. YE315 encodes:
- a CDS encoding DUF2953 domain-containing protein; the protein is MKILILKKIKIYSITFPSQDKDYEEEEEEDDEESGTDIKEILKLAKPCFEDFKTFLESFVKCIKIKKLKNHIIFGLDSYADTAQYIGYIWGLLTIVNNAHENARLTAEPSFNGSVLDAEGINELDINLLKLIPPALRLISKKEVRTLIRGVMNG
- a CDS encoding GerW family sporulation protein, with product MANNIKTTVEELHKLINVDNVIGEPIETEDKILIPVVRMGVGFGAGESLFGKEGGNAAGAGAGVEPITMVMIPKKGTDAEGVRVLNLSKGSETNKALSDLGLVITDLVKSYLGSQNDEYYDESEYIEPEFTTTESEEEE